A genome region from Hevea brasiliensis isolate MT/VB/25A 57/8 chromosome 9, ASM3005281v1, whole genome shotgun sequence includes the following:
- the LOC110672557 gene encoding B3 domain-containing transcription factor NGA1, producing the protein MNFVEQERGHCEREQEEEEEEEEEEEEEMITSKLPFSSPSSSSSSSTKYRNFLPQHHDLWLGPSESQQEYKTHESSSSLNFDKRLELMDLSLGNDNGIVNIGGGTNKSIEREHMFDKVVTPSDVGKLNRLVIPKQHAEKYFPLDSSSNEKGLLLNFEDRNGKAWRFRYSYWNSSQSYVMTKGWSRFVKEKKLDAGDVVSFQRGVGESGKHHLYIDWRRRPNAPDPTLFAHLELQNQLRFQQSVSWGRLYSLPQPLSSIPRPYEQPQFQHLSYSIHHHHQPYHQYHYHQQAQHYLRPAGALPIGAVYQQGGNQAPAVVDSVPVVHGRSVGKRLRLFGVNMECPAQDDQSSSSSPPSSCSFVTLPAHGSTTTMSSFSPFLASSPLQPPQSRVHSSSMPTTQEAEFSKKGKTSLSFDLDL; encoded by the coding sequence ATGAACTTTGTTGAACAAGAAAGAGGGCATTGTGAAagagaacaagaagaagaagaagaagaagaagaggaagaggaagaggagaTGATAACGAGTAAGCTCCCTTTTTCTTCTCCCTCATCCTCATCGTCTTCTTCTACCAAGTACAGAAATTTTCTACCACAACACCATGACCTATGGCTTGGGCCATCCGAGTCTCAACAAGAATACAAAACCCACGAATCATCATCATCTCTCAATTTTGACAAGAGGCTGGAGCTCATGGACCTATCACTGGGAAACGACAATGGTATTGTTAATATCGGTGGTGGTACTAATAAGTCTATTGAGAGAGAGCATATGTTTGATAAAGTGGTGACCCCAAGCGATGTAGGCAAGCTAAACCGGCTCGTGATACCAAAGCAACACGCAGAGAAGTACTTTCCCCTCGACTCATCGTCGAATGAGAAAGGGCTCCTCTTGAATTTTGAAGACCGGAACGGCAAGGCCTGGCGATTCCGGTACTCTTATTGGAACAGTAGCCAGAGCTATGTGATGACCAAAGGTTGGAGCCGGTTCGTCAAGGAAAAGAAGCTTGATGCAGGCGATGTCGTGTCATTTCAGCGAGGCGTTGGCGAGTCAGGGAAGCATCATTTATACATAGACTGGAGACGCAGGCCTAATGCACCAGATCCAACATTGTTTGCACATTTAGAGCTGCAAAATCAGCTACGCTTCCAACAGTCGGTGAGTTGGGGTAGGCTCTACTCGCTGCCTCAGCCTTTGTCGTCTATTCCACGACCATATGAACAACCTCAATTCCAGCATTTGAGTTACAgtattcatcatcatcatcaacctTATCATCAATATCATTATCATCAACAGGCGCAGCATTACTTAAGACCAGCAGGGGCACTTCCAATTGGGGCAGTGTATCAACAAGGAGGGAATCAAGCACCAGCGGTGGTTGATTCAGTTCCAGTTGTTCACGGAAGAAGTGTGGGAAAGCGGTTGAGGCTTTTCGGTGTAAACATGGAGTGTCCAGCACAAGATGatcagtcttcttcttcttctcctccttcTTCTTGTTCTTTTGTTACCCTACCAGCACATGGAAGTACTACAACCATGAGTTCGTTCTCGCCTTTTTTAGCTTCCTCACCTCTTCAGCCTCCCCAGTCAAGGGTACACAGTAGTTCAATGCCAACAACGCAAGAAGCTGAGTTTTCAAAGAAAGGAAAGACCTCCTTATCTTTTGATTTGGATCTTTGA
- the LOC110633395 gene encoding NAC domain-containing protein 101: MNGRVGYRFHPTDEELVSYFLKHKMAGNDGLVDDDIRLIDLCKFDPWDLPRYAAGGSNDQVWYFFHRRENKYKNTTRQRFNRSTQSGHWKPTGNERTITASRTNSKIGTKRTLVFYKRGSPKEVKTNWVIHEYQPKTPYQTDFVLCKLKEKRDDKACTSACDEDQPSSSRASDHHPIEIPFSQVESELLLESLLASTCEPNFNNPSPEHPQFHMDEGISIDDLMPFFDNDSDRLPEMEEDPNEMADSFIVVPDEHSGEEYLYPVLVNQDDHNRQESARISCNHSSSPNLLGGLYHDDINDDISDMEAEILYERSSQFGASNLNNGHYRQMQTVQTITETVPSSTFDQNGTEKNRILQMDISSPSADSTIDSHEDISVRVVSKEVPVPTRTHKQGSIIQGKLSGASEHKAKKARKPVTALVLPQESPKESINVKTEKDQKTVIAKTNLKLRANATATCNKTDSFIRMETCLSSQSCPPSVYFIKALIGLLLIIVVSREVLILILGLAACYLVFRSI; the protein is encoded by the exons ATGAATGGAAGAGTAGGGTATAGATTCCATCCAACTGATGAGGAACTCGTCAGTTACTTTCTAAAGCACAAGATGGCTGGAAATGATGGGCTGGTTGATGATGATATTCGGCTTATTGATCTCTGCAAGTTCGACCCCTGGGATTTGCCAA GATATGCCGCGGGGGGGTCAAATGATCAGGTGTGGTATTTCTTTCATAGAAGGGAGAATAAGTATAAAAATACCACCAGACAACGGTTCAACAGATCAACACAGAGTGGACACTGGAAACCAACTGGTAATGAGCGTACAATCACGGCCAGTCGCACTAACAGTAAGATTGGTACAAAGAGGACTTTGGTTTTTTATAAGCGTGGCAGCCCCAAGGAGGTGAAGACCAACTGGGTCATTCACGAGTATCAGCCTAAAACTCCTTACCAG ACAGATTTTGTTCTCTGTAAATTAAAGGAAAAAAGAGATGACAAGGCTTGTACATCTGCTTGTGACGAAGATCAGCCTAGTAGTAGCAGGGCTTCTGATCATCATCCAATAGAGATTCCATTCTCACAG GTCGAATCGGAGCTACTTCTGGAATCTTTGCTTGCTAGTACTTGTGAGCCAAATTTCAACAATCCCTCCCCAGAGCATCCCCAATTCCACATGGATGAAGGCATATCCATTGATGATCTAATGCCCTTCTTCGACAATGACTCTGATAGGTTGCCGGAGATGGAGGAAGATCCCAATGAGATGGCAGATTCCTTTATTGTTGTACCTGATGAACACAGCGGTGAAGAGTACCTGTATCCAGTTCTTGTGAATCAAGATGATCATAATCGTCAAGAAAGTGCACGCATTAGCTGCAATCATTCCAGCTCACCCAATTTATTGGGTGGATTGTATCATGACGATATTAATGATGATATTAGTGACATGGAAGCTGAAATTCTCTATGAAAGG TCTTCGCAATTTGGAGCTTCCAACTTGAACAATGGGCATTACCGGCAGATGCAAACGGTTCAAACAATTACTGAAACTGTGCCTTCTTCAACATTTGACCAGAATGGAACTGAAAAGAATCGTATACTACAAATGGATATTTCCTCTCCCTCAGCAGATTCAACCATAGATAGCCATGAAGACATATCTGTTAGAGTTGTCAGCAAAGAGGTTCCTGTCCCTACGAGGACTCACAAACAAGGAAGTATAATTCAGGGCAAATTGTCAGGCGCATCCGAACATAAG GCGAAAAAAGCTAGGAAGCCTGTTACTGCCCTTGTTCTGCCTCAGGAATCCCCCAAGGAAAGCATCAATGTGAAGACTGAAAAAGATCAGAAAACGGTTATTGCTAAGACAAATTTGAAATTAAGAGCAAATGCAACGGCTACTTGCAACAAGACAGACTCTTTCATTCGCATGGAGACATGTCTATCAAGCCAAAGTTGTCCACCATCAGTTTATTTTATTAAAGCACTCATAGGCCTGCTTTTGATAATCGTTGTAAGTAGGGAAGTGCTCATTCTTATACTTGGATTAGCCGCATGCTACTTAGTATTTAGGTCTATATAA